The Halobacillus amylolyticus nucleotide sequence ATCCAAACATCATGGTTATCCTTACATTTGTTTTAGGGATTGCTTTTTTGGACGGATGGGCAGTACCGGCAACTCGTGCCATGCTTCCGAGGTTAGTTTCTGAACAAGATATTGTGAAAGCGAATAGTTTCGTATCGGTAGTAAGTGAAACCATCCAATTTGGAGGCTGGGCTCTTGGGGGAGTTCTTGTTGCACTTACAAGCGGTGGCCATGTCATTTGGCTTACGTTTGCTTTGTTCATTAGCGCCTCCTACATGATGCATAAGGTTGTTGATCACACACCTTTTCAAAGAAAAAAGAGTGGCAACCACCCAATCGCAGCTATGAAAGAGGGTTGGCAAATGATTTGGGGATCCAAGCTTTTTAGGAACCTCCATGTGATGATTTTCTTTGAAGCCATTGCGAATGTTGTTTGGATAGCCGCTATCCTCTACGTGTTTGTGACAGAAGTGCTACATCAAACAGAAGCTTGGTGGGGCTATCTCAATACTTTATTTTTTATAGGATTAATTTTGGGAGGGGTATTTTGTTCGAAATTCTCTCTTATCCTTGAGAAAAAAATGAGGAAGTTTCTCATCTTATCTTCATTTGGTGTCAGCCTTCTAACGTTTACATTTGGATTGATTTCAGTAGCTTGGATAGCGCTGATTTTTGCAGCTTTTCACGGTTTTATCGAGCAGCTCAAAACGATTACGGTTCAGACCTATGTTCAAAAAGAGGCTGCAACAGATGAGTTGCCTAAGCTTTATGGAGCTCAAAGTGCGTTAGTATCCCTCACATTTGGAGTATCTTCGCTAGTCTTTGGATTCTTGGCGGACACATTTGGAGTTCCATACGCTTTCTTTATTGCGGGAATATTGCTTGCTGGATCGGCGATATATGCTTTTGTTCAGCGCGGATCTTTTCCTGAAAAAGTATGAATAGTGGGGAGATGCGCTTTTCGCGCGGATATAATCAGGAAATCGCAGATAAGGTTCGGGGTGGAAACTTTGTTGATCAACAGTGGTAAGGTAAGCTTGCACATGGTATAATAGTTATAGAAAAACATATAATGAAAAAAGGGGCGCAGCTGCTACTGCGACCCTTTTAGATAATGGTTCCCCCAGGGGATCAGCTATTTAGAGAAATAGACCTCTCCCGATCAACTTGTCAGGTTAATAGGGAGGTCTATTTTTTATTGATCATTTTTATGATCAATGCGAGCAATGCAATCAAAAACGTTCCAAATGTAAACAAAACCATTAGAACTTCATACATGCTCATGGGCATCACCCCCTTATTGTCGTGGGGTTAGCCGACCACCCTAAAAGAATATTATCCAACTATGATTTTACCACACTTGTGTACACAAACCTATTCATTTTTAGAACAAGTGTTCCCGATGCTGATAAATTACAAAATTATCAAGTATATGTAACCTTTTTCAGTTAATTCCGTCTATACTACCAAAGCCGTTCAATCTTCCCCGGAGAAGAATTGATCAGACAGGAGGTCAACATGAGAAAATGGATGGTTGTGATAGTGATTCTCAGTTTTTGCGCTTTAGCCACTTCCTGCAGCGATGACTCAAAAAGTACGGAATCGTCAGCTGACAAAGCGACTTTGGTGACCGAAGAAAGTGGTAAGTTTTCTACTCCACCAAATGAATTAGAAAACGTACAACAAGATGACGCGTCTAAAGAGGGAAGTACTCAAGCAGGAACAGGTGAAGTGAACCAATCTGATCGAAAAGTCATTTATACGGCCAATCTCCGTATTGAGGTCAAAGATTACCAACAATCCATCGACGATATTCAAGCAAAGGTTTCTGAATATGGTGGTTATATTGTGGAATCAAATATGTCTGGAGATTCTGGCGAGGATTCAGCCAATGGGCATGTAACCGCGCGCATCCCCCAAGGAGAGTTTCATGAGTTCATTCAGTTGGTGGAAGAGGGCAGCAGCAAGGTTCTTGAAAGTTCGATTTCAGGGCAAGACGTGACAGAGGAGTACGTCGATCTCGAGTCTCGCCTAAAATCTAAACGTGTAGTTGAGAAGCGGCTGCTTTCTTTTATGGAACAAGCTGAAAAAACGGAAGATCTATTGAAGATTTCTAACGATTTGGCTAAAGTCCAGGGCGAGATAGAAGAAATACAA carries:
- a CDS encoding MFS transporter, yielding MKTQSFRFLWIGQAVANLGDVLLIVGLISILYTLTESALYLALLPFVNTFGRFISGMISSIVLNKYRLKSLLAWSQVGKTAVLFGLSLLISFLPDPNIMVILTFVLGIAFLDGWAVPATRAMLPRLVSEQDIVKANSFVSVVSETIQFGGWALGGVLVALTSGGHVIWLTFALFISASYMMHKVVDHTPFQRKKSGNHPIAAMKEGWQMIWGSKLFRNLHVMIFFEAIANVVWIAAILYVFVTEVLHQTEAWWGYLNTLFFIGLILGGVFCSKFSLILEKKMRKFLILSSFGVSLLTFTFGLISVAWIALIFAAFHGFIEQLKTITVQTYVQKEAATDELPKLYGAQSALVSLTFGVSSLVFGFLADTFGVPYAFFIAGILLAGSAIYAFVQRGSFPEKV
- a CDS encoding putative holin-like toxin codes for the protein MSMYEVLMVLFTFGTFLIALLALIIKMINKK
- a CDS encoding DUF4349 domain-containing protein, with amino-acid sequence MRKWMVVIVILSFCALATSCSDDSKSTESSADKATLVTEESGKFSTPPNELENVQQDDASKEGSTQAGTGEVNQSDRKVIYTANLRIEVKDYQQSIDDIQAKVSEYGGYIVESNMSGDSGEDSANGHVTARIPQGEFHEFIQLVEEGSSKVLESSISGQDVTEEYVDLESRLKSKRVVEKRLLSFMEQAEKTEDLLKISNDLAKVQGEIEEIQGRMNYLQNKADLATVTVHIQENNVRISGMNDEELNTWDQTKQQFLKSINFLISIFSSLVVFFVGNIPVLLPLIIIGVIVFLMIRKKRNKRSQEGV